The following nucleotide sequence is from Cucumis melo cultivar AY chromosome 1, USDA_Cmelo_AY_1.0, whole genome shotgun sequence.
TACAAGATACCTAACACAACATTGATGTTCAACTTTTGAGTAGAAACATTAATCGTAAGCAGTACTCTCAACGGTAAACTCTGTCAAAAAATTAGCCTTTCTTTGAATCGACTATTTTCCACATGAGCAATCCTTATAACTGTCACCTACTCATTACCACACACATACTCATAATTTGACCAAATAATTATCTTCCTTTAGACCGATAATTATTCGCATAACAATGAATATGCACATtccatattttaaaattaaactaatcTAGATAGAAGATACTACTTTagcaacatgttgttttgaCCAGTTCAAtctaaaatataagaaataataataataattttattattgcaAAAAGTACTGGAGGAAAAACATCAAATAATTTTTACCAAAGTTCACCTAATAATTGAAtacattaaaatacaattaatGCAACATAAACACATGAATATCCcaaaaaatttattattcaaGTTTAATCCACAGGATGatcaattaattttgaatcaacAACATAATCAATTAAACTTGAAATCACAACATGATTAATCAAAACTTGAATCTATAACATGACCAATTAATCTTGAATTTATAACATGATTAATAAAATCTTGAATCTAgatcaattaaacttaaaaccacaatacaattaatcaaatcttgaatctaGATCAATTGAATTTAAAACCGCAATATGATTAATCAAAATCAGTTAAACTTAAAACCACAATATgtttaatcaaatcttgaatcaagAAACCAATAGAAAATAAACATATTCCAACAATTTAATATGAAAttcatgctctgataccacttgtcagaataaatacttttaaatctatataatagaTTACCCAACATCATTCATGCCAAATTGTCAAGAATAAGTTAGATACGAAATTTCattgtcaagaataagttgCGCATGCCAGATTCCATCTTTGAGTAATTAATGATGGTTGTAAGATATCTATTGTCTTCCTCAACCAAAATCCTAAATGCCCTTAGTGGGATATTTCTCTTGATAGTATACAAAAAATACTGAGTGCTTATTGTTTTGGTATATTAGAGACCTTAGCCCTAAGGTTATTACATACTGGTTCAATTAGGATCCCTATTAAATCATAATCAATCTAGGAATAGATTTCTATCCATTTAGTCCATACTTATTTAGAAATCTTGGGGTTAGATCAAATAATAGgctcaattaaataaaataatcaaatgtgataaattattattttacttaCATAGTTCACACTTGAATTATACATATTATTTAAATACGTTTAATAGACAAGAGTTTTTTCAACATGAAACATTCTTCTACATAAAATGTTACAGAAAGAGCATTCGAGTTGTTGAAGGATCGATGGACAATTTTAAGAGAAAAGTCATACTACCTAGCACAAATTCAATGTTGAACCATCATGACGTGTTGCTTTTACACAATCTTATCAATAGGAAGATGAATAATAGTGAAATGAATGATGAATTGAATGAGAGTGATTCAAGTTATACTACAATTGGGGGATGATACTAATATCACATTGAGACTTCAAATGAGTAAAGTCAATAGAGGAACGAATAGGAGCATTAGATACTTAGTGAATGGGAGTTACGTAACTAGTAGTGACACTCTTTATGTAATTATGTTACATACTGTTTATGTAATGGGAGTTACGTAACTAGTAGTGACACTCTTTAAAGACATAGTTAATTTGTGAAATGACTGTAGTAGTGACACTCTTTACGTACGTGGGTATGACGATTTTTACTAGACATCGAAAATGATTGTTAAAAACTAATTATGTTACATACTGTTATTTGTTGTTTGACGTGAAGTGTTTGTTAACAAATATAATTGGACCAATTGAGAAGTACAATAAATATAATTCAGTGTAGAAAGTAAGGTGAAAGACGGCGTCGTTTCAGTACAGGCGGTAGTCTTCAAGTTCAATCTCCGAGTTGAAAGCTTCACCGACTCAGCGACTGTGGCGTACGGTGCTGAAGATCGCACCAAAAAAATCTTTGGGGTTTCATCTTCAATGGAAGGAATCGGATCCAGATTGGGCCGAGTCTCATCCCGGTATGGTCCGGCAGCCACCGTCTTCAATGGCCCCGTCCGCAAGTGGAAGAAGAAGTGGGTGTTagcctcttcctcttcctccgGCCTCAATTACCAAACCTCTTCTCACTCCCAATCCAACGCTCAGAAGCTTCTTCTCTGCCGCTGGACTCCGATTCATCCCCCTACTTCATCGGAAGCTGACGAAACTTCTCCACCGCCTGACGAGCCCCCCAAACGCAAGTTCCGTTACACTCCTGTAAGTTCAAACCTCTATCTGAATCCATTTTGCATATCCAATCCATGCTGTTTGTGTGGCGAGTGAGTGATTCCGATTGTTATTGCTTTTGTTGCATGTGAATTGTAGAGTGTTACCGGTGGTGAGGGGTTTTTGAAGTTCTTCCTCAATCTCGTCTATGGTTGATTCTTTTTCTATGGACGATGAATTCTTGGTGTTGATTTGTATCGGTGATTTTTAGTTTCTACACACTTATTTTAGCCTTTTGGGAACAATTCATGAATGGGTGTTGTTTCTCTTGGTTTGTGTCTTGATATTGAGTATAGGTTAGCTTGTATTCTGTTCTTATTGATTGGGATTTAACTGCAAGCAAACAATTTGGCTGTTTTGGTTGTGATGTGCAGATTGCTGTGCTGGAGGAGCAGAAAAGTGCAGAAACGAGAAGTGTTAAAGATGAAGTTAGAATGAAAGAAATGGATCAGTTGGCAGCGAAGACTGCGGCGGCTGTGGGTAATGAGGCTCTAGGAGAGCTAAATGTCAATGAGGTTTTTAAGGAAGAAACTCAGGTGACTGATTCGATTTCAACTTGTTTGTTTAACCTGTGAactttctttgttttgttcGGCTAACAGGAGCATTGCTCAACTAGTTTAGGCATATGTTG
It contains:
- the LOC103490123 gene encoding uncharacterized protein LOC103490123, producing the protein MEGIGSRLGRVSSRYGPAATVFNGPVRKWKKKWVLASSSSSGLNYQTSSHSQSNAQKLLLCRWTPIHPPTSSEADETSPPPDEPPKRKFRYTPIAVLEEQKSAETRSVKDEVRMKEMDQLAAKTAAAVGNEALGELNVNEVFKEETQETSKNLNSPRDGSRNNLDLALCLNGQKKVQDSAGKSS